The following coding sequences are from one Kwoniella dendrophila CBS 6074 chromosome 8, complete sequence window:
- a CDS encoding transcription elongation factor S-II, with amino-acid sequence MDAATLTGLVKELNTANGDGKTDEVVRILKKLKTEVEPSEDLLRSSKAGVAIGKLRSSSTSTISSLAKEIVKSWRDVIEENKKKRKRDDGDDGSKPVKKEDGSAKRVKAEAGSSAKATTPSVASPIPNSVSTPDTKEVKQETNNKNKSPSPSNSSSVEQRQPLSTIDSSRTTPRTSKSDGVDKSLKADNSDGASDPVRDKCVVMIYDALACDSTAQNKILIERAMGIEKYAHKSTNYSTGNDYRGKMRSLFLNLKDKGNPALRNEIVLGYISTEKVANMSKDEMASESVRALNEKIASDNLFKAKAVGETQAETDAFKCGRCQQRKCTYYQMQTRSADEPMTTFVTCTNCGNRWKFS; translated from the exons ATGGACGCGGCTACTTTAACAGGATTAGTGAAGGAATTGAATACCGCGAATGGGGATGGCAAGACAGAT GAAGTTGTTCGAATACTGAAAAAGCTTAAAACGGAAGTAGAACCTTCAGAAGATTTACTTAGA TCATCAAAAGCAGGTGTGGCAATTGGTAAATTacgttcatcatcaacatcgacaaTATCGAGTTTGGCTAAAGAAATCGTTAAATCATGGAGGGATGttattgaagaaaataagaagaaaaggaagagagatgatggtgatgatggttcaAAACCTGTCAAGAAGGAAGATGGTAGTGCTAAACGTGTAAAAGcggaag ctggATCATCAGCAAAAGCAACAACACCTTCAGTCgcttcacctatacctaattcagtATCTACACCTGACACGAAAGAAGTGAAACAGGAGAccaataacaaaaacaaatcaccttcacctagtaattcttcttctgttgaGCAACGTCAACCTTTATCAACTATAGATTCAAGTAGAACAACACCTAGaacatcaaaatctgatggtgtagataaatcattaaaagctgataattctgatggtGCTTCTGATCCTGTAAGAGATAAATGTGTAGTAATGATTTATGATGCTTTGGCTTGTGATTCAACTGCAC AGAATAAAATTTTGATAGAAAGAGCTATGGGAATAGAAAAGTATGCTCATAAATCAACCAATTATTCTACTGGTAATGATTATCGAGGGA AAATGCGATCACTTTTCTTAAAtctaaaagataaaggtaatccaGCATTAAGAAATGAAATTGTTTTAGGTTATATAAGTACAGAAAAAGTTGCTAATATGTCAAAAGAT GAAATGGCATCAGAATCAGTTAGAGcattaaatgaaaaaatcgcatcagataatttatttAAAGCAAAAGCAGTTGGTGAAACTCAAGCTGAAACAGATGCTTTCAAATGTGGTAGATGTCAACAAAGAAAATGTACTTATTATCAAATGCAAACTAGATCTGCTGATGAACCTATGACA ACTTTCGTAAC ATGTACA AACTGTGGAAACAGATGGAAATTCAGTTAA